The sequence below is a genomic window from Anopheles cruzii chromosome 3, idAnoCruzAS_RS32_06, whole genome shotgun sequence.
ATGAACACGGCCGGTACCGACTGTCGGGACTGAATTTCTCCACCATTTTGGTCGCCTTTTAGAGCCGGCAAGTACAAAAAGAACCAGTACCGAAGCCGTTGTGTTGGCAAGTTATCGACCACGGAGCCGGAATCCTGTGGGCGATTTTCTTCGTTCTCCACTAGACACTAGATTAATGCCCGTGCAATATTGAAAATTTTCTTAAAACAACATAATCCCAGCTTCTAGGGCACTTTTTTCCGTGATCCTCACGACCAGCGGTCGCAACGTAATGGCTCGACCCCAAGGCAGCTCCACTCGGCATGTTGCCATGTGGAGTTGATTGAAATTTGGTGTTGGCGGCCCACGATCAACGGCCAACGACCAACCCAAAAGAGACCCGGTCGCGAATGTTTCGcgcaaaaccgaaacattACCCACCACAAGGTCGCACGGCTCAAGACGGCGTGTGTTACGAAATACGTCGTCGGGAGTAGCTGGCGGtgatgtaaaaaaaaaaactgtcgcCAACCGGTACCAGCCCTACCAGGTGAGGGTGAAGCGAAAGTTTCAACAGGATCGTGGTCCGCACGATCGGTCGATCATTataatcatttttttttttttctcgccgtCCGTCCGATTCCTCCTCAGCTGGACGTCGCAACGACATCACGATGTCAATCAAGTGGCGTTGCCTTGcagggcaccggcaccgggcaatCGGCAGATAACCCGCAGTGATCGTGTGCTGAAAAATGTAAAGAACGTACcgaaccagcaccagcagccagcgaTGCGACATAATGTTTCATAATGGTCGATGAATAGTAGCTTCTGCAATCGACATCAATAgacaagaaaataaatgagTTTAAATGTTAGCAAATTCCACACACCTTCTGGTTTAAAGAGTTTTCTTTAAAGAGCTCCAATCATTTGTACATCGTAGAGTTGCATAATTAaaatactagggtgttcattaagttttgcgtgtcgataagaaggacatatttttatggtttgaaacacatttTGTTATTCAATATggtcttcctgaacatcaatacacttgttccaacgagactccaatttaaaaattccatcTCTGAAGCTAAAAACTTgaacgccttcaaaatacgcctCCGCAGTTGTTAGAacgtcattatttgatgaaaaacgctttccgcgcacgattgtttttaggtttgaaaataGATGGAAGTAGCCAGaggccaaatctagtgaacACGATCGACactcaaacaattcgaactttaattcatggattttaaaccttttcaaaatgctcttatGACAGcgtgcattgccctgatgaaagaagatgttttccttctggaaaccgggtcttttttcacgaattttctttttcagttggtctaaaaagttacaaaaactaatcgaaatttattgttttaccagtttgcaagcaATTTGCtaataaaatttcattcgcatctcACAAAATTAATGCTTACAcatttttgggcgatttctgtACGAACTCgcttcggaaccgaagaaaaaggttcacaacACTCCTTAGTCTCTGGTTTTGATTCAGGAacatggtgatagacccaagtctcatccacagtgatgattcgatgcacaaaatccactttatcctatcgaaaacgctttaaatgttttcaagaaagatgcattcgaatggctttttagcgaatgcggcacccattttgcaaacagctttctcgaacccaaaacttcattcaaaatattgattatactgctcaatgagttggctaggtcttgtacttaatttctatcagtgattagacgattttcgaaaacgatatcctgtatttttttacgatttcaggtgttgtgtcttttttttgacgtttttgacatggatcgtcttgaaggctactagGACCACGTTTAAAATCAGAAAACCCTCTATTAACACCTTAATcaaaggcgaagagtccttatacactttcaacattcgttcaaaattttcctttgcttttaaacctttcaaatataaaaattaaatcactgcacgatacttgattttttccattgaaaaaaatactgtgacacgtcgttactaaatggcttgtaaaacaaaattaagtgatcgattgaaatgaaacttcacatacgttcatttgaagtgtgtaccaatataacgaaaaaaaaaatcaggcttACTAGGctcttacttacttacttatcaGGATACTGCAACGTCCTCgggtatcgacccgcaaaacttaatgaacaccctagtactTGATTTTTGAACTTGGATTGAATTTATGATCTGGACTCTAAAATCTGTTGGCTCACTCGTTGGACCAGCAGGACCAGCTGGACCAGATATTGCCCCAAATTTTGATAGAGACATTCCATTCCATGATTTATGCAGCTTTATTTGCGCCGCGCTCGTTGATCGATCGCGCTCTATTCGTTTGTACTGGAATTCTCGACACTGGTAGGTGGCCCCTGTCGTAATCAATAGACTTGCCCGTGATACTAAAAAATGGGTGCATCATAATACTTCACGCTTGGGTCCACCCCACCCTAGCACAAGGACACCTATTGGCAACCGGTGTCCATGTGCAGGAGTTATTGTGCGTTGGTCGGTAGCCATTTATCAACCGCCAAACTACGAGACCCTCGGTCGGCCTCGGGCTGTCTCGGTTGCCATTGAAGCCAGCCCACAGCCGTGGGAATGATACGACCGGTCCGAGTTGAGCGATTCCTACGACAAAACCGCATCGACCCTAATTTGATACTTTTAGGCAGTCATATTGGGCAGCTTGGGTCCGTGCCCGCGGGGGTTCCCTGACCTACCAAAAGCTTCGACCGAcgagcaccgaccgaccgatcagTCACTAATTGATTAAAGCCCAAAACTGCCCTTTAGCCAGATGCACCACAGCACGCACCGACCATCAGCCGATCCACGTGTCCTCCAGGGGCAGATTAATCTAACGCacaggacgggacgggacgaccCGCTCGCGGTCCGTCATTCAAAGCCCCCGAGGGCGTTAGTCAGAAGAAAACAGTCCATACATCACCTGAACTTGAACCACGCCACTGGCCGCTGGCACTGTGGATGATGACGGTACTCATTAATTATCTCCGAGGAGACCCTTGGAGCTGCCAAACGGGATATCGATTTTCTGTTGAGATGTGGTTCACCGACGATCCGTCACCTTGTTGCGGTGAGCCTGCGGAGGTCGGCGTTTGCATGTTTGCCCCGGGGAGGGAGCCCGGCATGTCCGGTGGGCACGTTGGGTGCATTCTCTTGACCGGCAGCCGGTGCGTGTCTTATGGATCCACATCCGCACACTAGCGTGGCATACGGGCCATTCGGTTCAACCCTCCTAATGCTCGCTGATCGCTTGTAAGCGAgggcgagagagcgagaggctCCTTCATTCCCGCCCGGGGCGGGCTAGAAAAAGGTGTGGTAAATGCCCGGATTAATGATCTCATCGTACGGCAGTGGAGTCTGCGCCCCGCCAGTTTGTGAGCTAACCTCGCAACCTGTGATCTAGTCCGTTTCGGGGGGGCTCCGACATGCGCCAGCGCGAGATGGCTAGAGGGCTGAGATGGTGGAATTGTGACACATTTCGCCCAAAAATTAGTGCAACCCCGCCGTGCGCCACGGATCAAGCGCTTGACGGAGGATTATGTGGGGAACCTGAGTGCGTCCCTTGACGCTAAACTGTAGCAAGTTCGGGCAGATCAGTATATATAGTGAGGGTATGGTCCGAGAATTAGCACAGTTAACCGCGGCCATCGAGACAGTAACGAACCGAAGGTGTCCACAGTGTCCTGAGTGAGATCGAGAAAGAATTTGGCTGATTCGTCGCTAGAGATGGCATCTAAAGTGCGTATACTGATATAGTGATAAGTGTAGTGTCGGGGTTTCGATCGGGACAAAGATCGGGGCAGAGTGCTAGTGACCAACGGTTCTAAACGTAACGCTTCTGTCGCTTCTTGTACCATCCCCAGTACGTTGCGCTGTTCGCTCTCGTTGCTGTGGCCAGCGCCCAGCATTACCAGCAGTACCAGCCGCAGCCCCAGTACCATCACCAACCCCAGTACCAGCCCcaataccaccaccaccagccagagTACCATCACTACCAGCCGCAGCAAGTGGTGTACAAGCAGCCGGCACTGGTCAAAGCCGTCCAACCGGCTCTGCTGAAGACCGTCCAGCCGGCGCTGGTCAAGACGGTGAAGCACGTGGAACAGTACCCGGATGCTCCGGCCGAGTACCAGTTTGCGTACGATGTGCACGATGACCAGACCGGTGACGTGAAGAGCCAACAGGAAGAGCGCCACGGAGATGTGGTCAAGGGACAGTACACGCTGATCGATGCCGACGGTTACCGGCGTGTGGTCGACTACACCGCCGACGATCACAACGGATTCAACGCCGTCGTCCGCCGGGAACCGCTCGAGGGACACAAGGTCCTGAAGGCCGTGGCTCCCGTTGCCAAGCTGGTCGctccggtcgctccggtctacgccgccgccccggTCCACACCAAACTGTTCGCCCCGCAGCCCGTCCACTACCAGCCGGCACCGCAGACCGTCCACTACCAGCAGGCCGCCCCGCAGTACTACCATGCTCCCCAAGTTACCAAGGTTGCTCTTCCCACCGTGACCAAGGTggcccttccggtggccaaggTGGCCACTTACGCCCAGCACCATGACGCCGTCAACCACGTGCAGTTCCACGGACCGTCGAGCAACTACAACTActgagcgaacggaacggagccgaCCACACCCGACAAACAACCCGATCGAATGGCTGTTAGTGTTAACTAGTTGTACATACTGAGTTGTAAATAGTGAGTTGAGTTGCAACGCTCAATGGCCGACAGATGAAATAAACttaaaaacatcgaacaatAACGTAACAATGTGTCAAAACGGAACATCACCAGGAACaacatgaaatgaaattgaaatgaaataaatgtaGTTCCCCTTTCAGgtccatttgtttttggttcCCATTGTCACGAACCATTTGCTTGATGCTGTGTTTCTTCTGGCAAATTGATGATTGTCATAAAACTTAATTCTGTGTAATGATTTCTAAAGTCATTATCATTTCTTATTGTTTTGTGATTAAATGTggcagaaaaaataaaacactggAAATACGATATTTACTAAccagtttgatgttttttatttttaaatgaatttaaaaGCGGATTTGATCAGTACAGCTATCGTCTGTGGAGCTGCTCCAACGGTACAATGTAACTACCAGAAATACGTAGAACTACCCCTAAACTTTACCATTAATGTTAGTTTAGCTTCAATTCAGACAATTTAAGCACTTGTGCAACATAATACCGAtactgtttgttgttgcatTATAATACCGATCTTAGTAGGTTGCGTATAGTAAACCTATACATTTTTCAGTTTAGAGCGATCATTTAAGTTGGTGAACGACGGTTTTAAGGCATATGAATCGTAATACGAGAGTGTTCAAAAAGTAGTGAGACATTAGAATTTCcacgggctacgtatgttcgattctcgattttattttacattattttgctactcatgtcactcacttatggtgacaatttcggccattttgagtgatcagtcaatttttgacagcttggaAGTGTTTTAGATCTTCGGTGATGGCTGCCTCTTCCAAAatatggatggcaaagaatctttgtcaaattttgtgtgaaaaacaaaattaggaACTTAGACACAATCGAAAttttgactgtggcttatggtgaagctattaagaccaaaacCAGCGCTTATCGATGGTTCAAATTTTTTCCAGATGGCCATGTGAGGACAGAGAAGTTGTGAACGTCgaagagccaagtttggtcgaatgtgaccagttttgcttacagttttcttcgactgcagggtcgtggtgtatcatgagttgttgccaaaagatagaacggtcaataaagaatatttcctgcaagtttTGCGCAATTCGGCCGAAGCTATCCGACACAAACGGCCtgatttgtgggaaacccaaaattgcCTTATAAATTGCCAAATTtatggccaaaacaacacactaatgatgccaaagccaccgtattcgccagatCTGGCCCTCTATGACTTTTTGTTATTCCGaaaactgaaggaggccatggaaggacgacgctacgatcAAATTTAGGAGATAAAGCCGGCATCGATGGTGAGCCAAATCGTGTCCAAataaaacagctgtcaaaaattgaatgattattcaaaatggccgaatttgtcaccataagtcactgacgtgcgtagcaacctaacgcaaTAACAAATAACGAGAATCAAACACACGTAGCCcgcgaaaattcaaatgtcttactactttttgaacagcaCTCGTACATCCGATTTTGTATTATCTTGTAAATGAGCAAGAGAAGTTCGTATTTTGGTAAAACTCTGTGGGAAAActgtttgtaaattaattcTCGTAAGGTTCTCGGCTAAGGTTTCATTGCAAACTTTGCAAAATGTGCAACAAAGTTTTCTAATAGAGGGAGCGAGAATTTTCAACCTCTAATTTGGGTAGTTAGAGGCTCCCGTCACAGGAAGCAACAGAGACTAATATTGTCTCTGATGCAAGACAAGACCGCTCAGCAGTTGTAGCTGGATACGAAGAACGCGAACAGCTAGATAGTTAGAGGTTTATACACATTCACCTAACGGTCCTTACCTTACTCCACCAAGTAAAGGCGATAGCGGATAGTCGCCATCAGTGGAGATCTTTCACGCCGATAACACGGCGGACCAGGACCAGTAAGTAAGTCCTTTACCTTGAGAAACATCACTGCCCTGAACTAGATAAGAGAAAAAGCGTTACCAAATTATGTGCTCCTCGGAACCAGTTCGAACGTAATTTGCAGGAACGGACTGCAAATCCAGGCCACAATTCTGAACAATTCTGAGTGACGTCACAGAAGCAAGTCCCCCGCGGGTTGAATTGTATACgttcaatgttttatttacactGCGTCTGCATTTCAGTTCCACTAACACTTAATGAAAGTATGAGGCAGCATGAGGTGAAAGGTGAAAGGATGGTAATTCGGTAAGCTAAAGATTAGTTCACTCTCGCCAGGGCCGAAGGGACGCGGCTTCAGTAGTGGTGCTCGTAgtgtggctggtggctgtAGTGGACCGGGGCCACGACCTTGGCGATCGGGGCGGCGTACACCTTGGCGACCGGGGCGATCGTCTTGACGATCTTGTGTCCCTCGAGCGGCTCACGGCGGACGACGGCGTTGAATCCGTTGTGCTCATCGGCGGTGTAGTCGACGATACGACGGTGACCGTCGGCATCGATCAGCGAGTACTGTCCCTTAACATCATCTCCGTGGCGCTCCTCCTGCTGGCTCTTGATGTCACCGGTGTGGTCATCGTGCACGGAGTACTGGAACTGATACTCGGCCGGAGCTTCCGGGTACTCGACGTGTTTCACCGTCTTGACCAGCGTCGGCTGGATAGTCTTGATCAGTGCCGGTTGGAGCGTCTTAATGACAGCAGGCTCATGGTGATACTGGTGGTACTGCGGCTGCTGGTAGTGGTGAGGATCGTAGTGCTGAGCGCTGGCAACGGCCAGGAAAGCGACGACGGCCAGGAACTACAAGTAGAAGAACCACGGATTAGAACCAGCGCTTTCACTAGAACACTTTAGAGCGGACTTGATCTTACTTTGAACGCCATGATATTCTCTGAAGCTAAAACTCGAAGCTAACTTGGGCTACGCTGGGCTGACTGAGGTCCTGCTGAAGGTTCCGGTTGAACTGATGCTTATTTGTGGCCGAAATTCGCTATTTATATCTGGATGTCGATCGATCCCTCCAAAAAACGGCTGAACTACCGTAACCCTGGCCGATCGGTCGTAAGTCGTGCCTTGTCAATACCGTGTACCTCCGATTCCATCTGCCCGATGCTCCCACCATCGCCTCGCGCCAATGTTCTCCCCTGGCGTGTTTgcgatttcgtttttttgtttccttctcgGCAACGTCCCTCAGCCAGGGGGCTCGGAACATGCAAAATATGATTTCTTTCGcgtttttttatctttcgtTTTGGTGTCGATCTTAGCAAAAGCACTCTCCGACCGCTCGGGGGCATGATTCCAATATTGCAAAAATCTGTCTCCCTTCCCTCGGCGAAATTCGGTTGGGGCGCGCTCAAGAAGTGACGCACTCGGAACGGTTCAGTTCATgtcggtcagtcagtcagtcggtcaGTCAGccggtcagtcagtcaatcAGACGGTCTCCCCGGGGTCTACCAAATCTAGGGGCGCGGGCAGAACGCCTTGTCTGCCCGTCCGGTGCCAAGGCCGCCCGTTAGCTTGCCAATCTAAACTCCGCCGAAAAccgcgaacggcgaacggcaaacGGCAGAGGTGCAGTGCAAACGGTCAGggagtcgatcgatcgaagttTTCAAATTCTCGTGCAAACCTGGCTGGCCCTGGGACCGCTGGCCCTGCGACCGAGGGTCGAATATGTGAGGCCTCGTGACACTTGTACTGGTTGCCCAACGGCGCCCTGCAGCATGGTGTGAGAAGGAGCAAAAATAAGGATGCGGGCTGCGTGATGAGTCCGTCTGCCCCGGAGATGCCAGGCCCATTCCGACAGGTGATTGAAGAACGGTTTGAAACTACGTTTTTGACGACGCTGCAGCTTGTAACAGCTGCCCACGGAACGTGCCTGCCATGACCTTAACATTCGCGGCTCCGTTTCCCACGGAATGGGCCGTTCAAAtccacacacgccacacgaaGCCATCGGAACGCCGTTCCGCCCCAAGGCGGGCCGTGAATATAGCGATGAGCTCCAAATATGGGATGTAGCTCTGGGCGTACATTGCAGGTCGAGATTAGCTTTACGATTAGATGCGCTGACTATGTATCACTGCTGACTGCTGTCGAGAGTGGCCTATTTCAGTTCAGTCGATTAGTCACTATGTACCAAGTGAAAAGTACAAGCTCATTCAACACTCCAACAGCATCCTTCTTCTGTTTAAATTCCAAAAGTGCCCAACTGACTACTGCACCGTCCACATCTAGAGTCTCAACTACGCGTCATACCTCGCCGAATGTGGCCATTTACTTCGCTACAGCAATCGTTGTAGAGTGAAATTTGCATGTAAATGAATTCGGCAGTAATTGGAGTCATGAATCAAAGTAATGGTACAACACGTCAGACGTGGGAACCGACGCCATATTGTGCCATTTCTGGCGCGATCAAGTTCGGGATCCCTGGGAAGGAGTCCGTTTCGGCACCTAAGGACAACGATCCGTATTGGGATGCCGATTACTGCTTTCCACGAAAAACTGTCAACTTGGCCTCAAGCGGGTCAAGCCGAGCTCTCCCACTCCAATCCCGCGCATGCCAGAGCATTCgggttttcactttcattccACATTGACATACATTTTCCTGCGCTCCACGTCTGCGTCACGTTTCgaccccaacacacacgcgaccTGTCCCAAGagccgccgatgccgccgccgtccacaTCCTTCGGTGGCCAGTTAGGAATCGAAAAGCCCGACTCGTTAGCCCGTGGCGCCGATACCCCCGGCA
It includes:
- the LOC128272420 gene encoding larval cuticle protein A2B-like, with the protein product MAFKFLAVVAFLAVASAQHYDPHHYQQPQYHQYHHEPAVIKTLQPALIKTIQPTLVKTVKHVEYPEAPAEYQFQYSVHDDHTGDIKSQQEERHGDDVKGQYSLIDADGHRRIVDYTADEHNGFNAVVRREPLEGHKIVKTIAPVAKVYAAPIAKVVAPVHYSHQPHYEHHY
- the LOC128270595 gene encoding pupal cuticle protein Edg-84A-like, whose translation is MRQRTGKCEFRCIMWTTGEIKYVALFALVAVASAQHYQQYQPQPQYHHQPQYQPQYHHHQPEYHHYQPQQVVYKQPALVKAVQPALLKTVQPALVKTVKHVEQYPDAPAEYQFAYDVHDDQTGDVKSQQEERHGDVVKGQYTLIDADGYRRVVDYTADDHNGFNAVVRREPLEGHKVLKAVAPVAKLVAPVAPVYAAAPVHTKLFAPQPVHYQPAPQTVHYQQAAPQYYHAPQVTKVALPTVTKVALPVAKVATYAQHHDAVNHVQFHGPSSNYNY